A genomic stretch from Physeter macrocephalus isolate SW-GA chromosome 12, ASM283717v5, whole genome shotgun sequence includes:
- the C12H2orf15 gene encoding uncharacterized protein C2orf15 homolog — MGFSLSKSATQVSAMRMDSKVDDHLMQRTEKSKLEPVTQLFQNTKKIRLEDTNQENFTRSKDTGTGSLSEKALGSVVYVKESDGIEMIDVE, encoded by the coding sequence ATGGGATTTTCTCTTAGTAAATCTGCTACTCAAGTGTCTGCTATGCGTATGGATTCAAAAGTGGATGATCACTTAATGCAAAGGACTGAGAAAAGCAAATTGGAACCCGTGACTCAGTTATTTCAAAACACCAAGAAAATAAGATTAGAAGACACAAACCAAGAAAACTTTACAAGGAGCAAAGATACTGGCACAGGATCTCTTTCGGAGAAAGCCTTGGGTTCAGTGGTATATGTTAAAGAAAGTGATGGAATAGAAATGATAGACGTGGAATGA